From Armigeres subalbatus isolate Guangzhou_Male unplaced genomic scaffold, GZ_Asu_2 Contig717, whole genome shotgun sequence, a single genomic window includes:
- the LOC134204576 gene encoding serine protease snake-like produces the protein MKTLVTLLVLLMATVNGIESGSFFGSTASEDYYKRSNVFDCLIRYYLPLSENDGTPVFGGERAYDGEYRHMVAIGWVYNDGIKYLCGGNTIHEKFVLTAAHCYVFVDEVLPTIVRAGDTDLGDNENDLLVQQRNILRVLRHPLHRYSKSYHDIALVELDEALFFNLLISPACLWLESYIPQEPLNIAGFGEVNLAEGPSSTLQQGYVTLQPPQKCEKMLPSRRIPDGIMESQFCASHDAMDTCEGDSGGPIELRRIDLYKQEVSLIVGVTSFGTACGSGSIGVYTKISNYVDWLEEQTNQSYAYDQCVSRILHSKYQPFEISHIPTNTPFPYVHLIRNRSAELEYDCMGTLIDDQFVVTSALCATHQAGSPKFIYVPANEEYVAIDEVIPHPQYAVNSLANDIALIKLTKFLKRDLKPVCLSQP, from the exons atgaaaacTTTGGTGACTCTGTTGGTGCTTCTAATGGCCACAGTAAATGGAATTGAATCAGGATCGTTTTTTGGAAGCACTGCATCTGAAGATTATTACAAACGAAGCAATGTTTTCG ATTGCCTTATCAGATATTACCTCCCGTTATCTGAAAACGACGGAACACCTGTTTTCGGAGGTGAGAGAGCTTATGATGGGGAATACCGACACATG GTTGCAATTGGTTGGGTATACAATGACGGCATAAAGTACTTGTGCGGAGGTAACACAATTCATGAAAAGTTTGTACTGACAGCTGCACATTGTTACGTTTTCGTTGATGA GGTTCTTCCGACTATCGTGCGAGCAGGAGACACCGATCTGGGCGATAATGAAAATGACTTGTTGGTTCAGCAACGGAACATTTTACGGGTCCTGAGGCATCCGTTACATCGATACAGTAAAAGCTATCATGATATTGCATTGGTCGAATTAGACGAGGCGCtgttttttaatttgttaatatCTCCTGCGTGTCTATGGCTTGAAAGTTACATCCCCCAGGAACCACTCAATATTGCTGGCTTCGGTGAAGTGAATCTGGCAGAAGGTCCCAGTTCAACCCTTCAGCAGGGTTATGTCACGCTTCAACCACCACAGAAATGCGAGAAGATGCTGCCTTCCAGACGTATTCCTGACGGAATAATGGAGAGCCAATTTTGCGCATCACACGACGCTATGGATACATGTGAG GGTGATTCAGGCGGTCCTATCGAGTTAAGAAGAATCGACCTATACAAACAAGAAGTTTCCCTAATCGTCGGAGTTACATCGTTTGGAACGGCTTGCGGTAGTGGATCGATTGGAGTGTatacaaaaatttcaaactaCGTAGATTGGCTAGAAGAGCAAACGAACCAGTCGTACGCTTATGATCAATGTGTGTCGCGAATTTTACATTCGAAGTATCAaccatttgaaatctcacacaTTCCTACGAACACACCATTCCCATACGTTCATCTGATAAGGAATCGTTCTGCTGAACTCGAATATGACTGTATGGGAACTCTAATCGACGATCAGTTTGTTGTTACATCGGCACTTTGCGCAACACATCAAGCCGGTTCCCCGAAGTTCATATATGTTCCGGCGAATGAGGAATACGTGGCCATTGATGAAGTGATTCCACATCCTCAGTATGCAGTGAATTCCCTGGCAAATGATATTGCCTTGATAAAGTTGACAAAATTTTTGAAACGTGATCTTAAGCCAGTTTGTCTATCGCAACCA